A genome region from Chloroflexia bacterium SDU3-3 includes the following:
- a CDS encoding metallophosphoesterase family protein, translating to MDRIAIISDIHGNITALEAVLKDIRQRKIERIFCLGDLVGKGPRSDQAVDMCREVCEVIVRGNWDDFLLAETDIPTLKWHRQQLGAERLAYLATLPNTIEFAMSGKLVRLFHASQEGVYHRVHMNDTDERHAAMFDSTTFTGHAMQPDVVGYGDIHSAYMKTFQNRILFNVGSVGNPLDMLQASYAILEGAYASSAADTFAIQFIRVPYDIEGEIAQAEAMHMPECEAYAIELRTGRYRGAPAATA from the coding sequence TTGGATCGTATTGCTATCATCTCCGACATCCACGGCAATATCACCGCGCTAGAGGCGGTGCTCAAAGACATTCGGCAGCGCAAGATCGAGCGGATTTTCTGCCTGGGCGATCTGGTCGGCAAAGGCCCGCGCTCGGATCAGGCGGTCGACATGTGCCGCGAGGTCTGCGAGGTGATCGTTCGGGGCAACTGGGATGACTTTCTCCTCGCCGAGACCGACATTCCGACCCTGAAGTGGCATCGCCAGCAGCTTGGTGCGGAGCGCCTGGCCTACCTGGCCACGCTGCCAAACACCATCGAGTTCGCAATGAGCGGGAAACTGGTGCGCCTCTTCCACGCATCCCAGGAGGGGGTCTACCACCGCGTTCATATGAATGACACCGATGAGAGACACGCAGCCATGTTCGACAGCACGACCTTCACGGGCCACGCGATGCAGCCCGATGTGGTGGGCTACGGCGATATCCATAGCGCCTATATGAAGACGTTCCAGAATCGCATCTTATTTAATGTCGGCAGCGTGGGCAACCCGCTGGATATGCTGCAGGCTTCCTATGCCATACTGGAGGGTGCCTATGCCAGCAGCGCCGCCGACACCTTTGCGATCCAGTTTATCCGCGTTCCCTACGATATCGAGGGGGAGATCGCCCAGGCTGAGGCCATGCACATGCCCGAGTGCGAGGCGTACGCCATCGAGCTGCGCACCGGGCGCTATCGCGGCGCGCCAGCGGCCACGGCCTAG
- a CDS encoding 2-oxoglutarate dehydrogenase E1 component, translating to MSKLDVFYGPNAGYVLELLERYQQNPDSIDPDTRSFFAQLTPAELAEIGAGARSNTPQAYAGAAPAASPAPSTPDVTRTIGAARYIRYIRERGHLQAKIDPLGSTPPGDPGLDPSTHDVDDALLESLPASIVRGPLVEGSHSARDGVERLLQAYSGSIGYETDHIHKYDDRTWIREAVESRQFWYGFSPRHKRELLERITEVESFERFLHTTFQGQKRFSLEGCDMLVPMLDSIIRNAALSGVQEIVIGMAHRGRLNVLAHTLGKPYSAILAEFLYAASRNDTPATSGNVTTGWAGDVKYHLGARRAYRDAGIDSMPITLVPNPSHLEFVNPVVQGRARAAQERRDHAGAPQQNARSSLAILIHGDAAFPGQGVVAETLNMSHLPGYTTGGTIHIITNNQIGFTTDPSDSRSTLFASDLAKGFEIPIAHVNADDVEACIAAARIAHAYREKFGKDFVIDLVGYRRWGHNEGDEPAFTQPRLYEQINSHPTVRQIYATKLEQEGVIGAGEADAIVKATMEKLQIARKEADSAPRENRRPKPAPPGITRRTQTAVPEETLRTLNAALVSRPGDLSINPRLARTLDRRRTALDQDGAIDWAHAEALAFASLLADGVPIRLSGQDSERGTFSHRHLVLHDAPTGNEYNVLQVLPQAKASFSVFNSPLSETSVLGFEYGYSSHAPNTLVIWEAQYGDFANGAQVIIDQFIAGGRVKWGQMPNLVLLLPHGYEGAGPDHSSARLERYLQLAADENIRVANCTTAAQYFHLLRRQAAVLTSDPRPLIIMTPKSLLRHSKAASSLSDLTSGGFRRVIDDPTGPRRAPDVTRLVLCTGKVYIDLISSPDHAQASHVATARVEELYSFPEEELREVIGGYPALHEIVWLQEEPRNMGAWRYIEPRLRELLPEGVALSYVGRAESATTAEGALAEHTIEQARIIKAALDAEQSPAPAVVAISQQVDG from the coding sequence ATGAGCAAACTAGATGTTTTCTATGGGCCAAACGCTGGCTACGTGCTTGAGCTGCTTGAGCGCTACCAGCAGAACCCAGACTCGATCGACCCCGATACCCGCAGCTTCTTCGCCCAGCTGACCCCAGCCGAGCTCGCTGAGATCGGCGCAGGCGCGCGCAGCAACACGCCCCAGGCATATGCGGGCGCGGCCCCCGCCGCCAGCCCAGCCCCCAGCACCCCCGACGTGACCCGCACCATCGGCGCGGCTCGCTACATCCGCTACATCCGCGAGCGCGGCCACCTGCAGGCCAAGATCGACCCGCTGGGCAGTACGCCGCCCGGCGACCCAGGGCTCGACCCCAGCACCCACGATGTGGATGACGCCCTGCTCGAATCGCTGCCCGCCAGCATCGTGCGCGGGCCGCTGGTCGAAGGCTCGCACAGCGCGCGCGATGGCGTCGAGCGGCTGCTGCAGGCCTACTCTGGCTCGATCGGCTACGAGACCGACCACATCCATAAATATGACGACCGCACCTGGATCCGCGAGGCGGTGGAGAGCCGCCAGTTCTGGTATGGCTTCAGCCCACGCCACAAGCGCGAGCTGCTGGAGCGGATCACCGAGGTCGAGAGCTTCGAGCGCTTCCTGCACACCACCTTCCAGGGCCAGAAGCGATTCTCGCTCGAAGGCTGCGACATGCTGGTGCCGATGCTCGACTCGATCATCCGCAACGCGGCGCTGAGTGGCGTGCAGGAGATCGTGATCGGCATGGCCCACCGTGGCCGCCTGAACGTGCTGGCCCACACGCTGGGCAAGCCCTACAGCGCCATCCTGGCCGAGTTCCTCTACGCCGCCAGCCGCAACGACACCCCCGCCACCTCGGGCAATGTCACCACCGGCTGGGCGGGCGATGTGAAGTACCACCTGGGCGCGCGCCGCGCCTACCGCGATGCGGGCATCGACTCGATGCCGATCACCCTGGTGCCGAACCCCAGCCACCTGGAGTTCGTGAACCCCGTGGTGCAGGGCCGTGCCCGCGCCGCCCAGGAGCGCCGCGACCACGCCGGCGCGCCACAGCAGAACGCCCGCTCATCGCTGGCCATCCTCATCCACGGCGACGCCGCCTTCCCCGGCCAGGGCGTGGTGGCCGAGACGCTGAACATGTCGCACCTGCCGGGCTACACCACCGGCGGCACCATCCATATCATCACCAACAACCAGATCGGCTTCACCACCGACCCCAGCGACTCGCGCTCGACGCTGTTCGCATCCGACCTAGCCAAGGGCTTCGAGATCCCGATCGCCCATGTGAACGCCGATGATGTGGAGGCCTGCATCGCCGCCGCCCGCATCGCCCACGCCTACCGCGAGAAGTTCGGCAAGGATTTTGTGATCGACCTGGTGGGCTACCGCCGCTGGGGCCACAACGAGGGCGACGAGCCAGCATTCACCCAGCCGCGCCTCTACGAGCAGATCAATAGCCACCCGACGGTGCGCCAGATCTACGCCACCAAGCTGGAGCAGGAGGGCGTGATCGGCGCGGGCGAGGCCGACGCGATCGTGAAGGCGACCATGGAGAAGCTGCAGATCGCCCGCAAAGAGGCCGACTCTGCGCCTAGGGAGAATCGGCGGCCCAAGCCCGCGCCGCCCGGCATCACCCGCCGCACCCAGACCGCCGTGCCCGAGGAGACCCTGCGCACCCTGAACGCCGCGCTAGTCAGCCGCCCAGGCGACCTGAGCATCAACCCGCGCTTAGCCCGCACCCTCGACCGCCGCCGCACCGCGCTGGATCAGGATGGCGCGATCGACTGGGCGCACGCCGAGGCGCTGGCCTTTGCCTCGCTGCTGGCCGACGGCGTGCCCATCCGTCTCTCGGGGCAGGATAGCGAGCGCGGCACGTTTAGCCATCGCCACCTGGTGCTGCACGATGCGCCCACCGGCAACGAGTACAACGTGCTGCAGGTGCTGCCGCAGGCCAAGGCCTCGTTCAGCGTGTTCAACAGCCCGCTCTCCGAGACCTCGGTGCTGGGCTTCGAGTACGGCTACTCGTCGCACGCGCCGAACACGCTGGTGATCTGGGAGGCCCAGTACGGCGACTTCGCCAACGGCGCGCAGGTGATCATCGATCAGTTTATCGCTGGTGGCCGCGTGAAGTGGGGCCAGATGCCAAACCTGGTGCTGCTGCTGCCGCACGGCTACGAGGGCGCAGGCCCCGACCACTCCTCGGCCCGCCTGGAGCGCTACCTGCAGCTGGCCGCCGACGAGAACATCCGCGTGGCCAACTGCACCACCGCCGCGCAGTACTTCCACCTGCTGCGCCGCCAGGCCGCTGTGCTCACCAGCGACCCGCGCCCGCTGATCATCATGACGCCCAAGAGCCTGCTGCGCCACTCCAAGGCCGCATCGTCGCTCAGCGACCTGACCAGCGGCGGCTTCAGGCGCGTGATCGATGACCCGACCGGCCCGCGCCGCGCGCCCGACGTGACCCGCCTGGTGCTCTGCACCGGCAAGGTCTACATCGACCTGATCAGCTCGCCCGACCACGCGCAGGCCAGCCACGTGGCCACCGCCAGGGTCGAAGAGCTGTACTCCTTCCCCGAGGAGGAGCTGCGCGAGGTGATCGGCGGCTACCCCGCGCTGCACGAGATCGTGTGGCTGCAGGAGGAGCCGCGCAACATGGGCGCGTGGCGCTACATTGAGCCTCGGCTGCGCGAGCTGCTGCCCGAGGGCGTGGCGCTCAGCTACGTTGGCCGCGCCGAGTCGGCCACCACCGCCGAGGGCGCGCTGGCCGAGCACACGATCGAGCAGGCCAGGATCATCAAGGCCGCGCTCGACGCCGAGCAGTCGCCCGCGCCTGCGGTGGTGGCGATCAGCCAGCAGGTGGATGGATAG
- a CDS encoding helix-turn-helix transcriptional regulator has protein sequence MAQHLAEATEILIDPEAVRRVRDHQLSPAITSDVAAVFKAMADPTRVRILHALTHAELCVSDIAAALGMKEPAISHQLRLLRSLRVVRSRRDGKLVYYALDDEHVALLFQLSLEHLGHS, from the coding sequence ATGGCCCAACATCTGGCAGAGGCGACCGAGATACTTATCGACCCCGAGGCGGTGCGGCGCGTGCGCGACCACCAGCTCTCACCGGCAATCACATCCGATGTGGCCGCCGTCTTCAAGGCCATGGCCGACCCGACGCGGGTGCGCATCCTCCACGCGCTGACCCACGCCGAGCTGTGCGTGAGCGACATCGCGGCGGCGCTGGGCATGAAGGAGCCAGCCATCTCGCACCAGCTGCGGCTGCTGCGCAGCCTGCGGGTGGTGCGCTCGCGCCGCGATGGCAAGCTGGTCTACTACGCGCTCGACGACGAGCATGTGGCGCTGCTGTTCCAGCTCAGCCTGGAGCATCTCGGCCATAGTTAG
- a CDS encoding ABC transporter permease: MRVYVEIAIRSFRRATQYRTAFIAGILTNSFFAAIQSLMYIALFQAGGTVAGFSLAQAITYNWTTQAMISLGAGWISTEMAGTIRSGDVVTDMSRPWSFYGYWMSRTAGERLFNFLVRGSITYLLGVLYFGALVPRPQDALAFLLSALLALVITFAYGFMINLVAFWTLEIAGIQLIANSLQAFFSGFLVPIAFFPPWLAALAHALPFESVAGVPAQILQGKIGGAALAWAIGQQALWAVAMTGAAMLLTRVAMRKVVVQGG; the protein is encoded by the coding sequence ATGCGTGTGTATGTTGAGATCGCCATCCGCTCGTTCCGCCGAGCCACCCAGTACCGCACCGCGTTCATCGCAGGGATCCTAACCAACTCATTCTTCGCCGCCATCCAGTCGCTCATGTACATCGCCCTGTTCCAGGCGGGCGGCACCGTGGCCGGGTTCTCGCTGGCCCAGGCGATCACCTACAACTGGACCACCCAAGCCATGATCTCGCTCGGCGCTGGCTGGATCTCCACCGAGATGGCCGGCACTATCCGCAGCGGCGACGTGGTGACCGACATGAGCAGGCCGTGGAGCTTCTATGGCTACTGGATGAGCCGCACGGCGGGCGAGCGGCTGTTCAACTTCCTGGTGCGTGGCTCGATCACCTACCTGCTGGGCGTCCTCTACTTCGGCGCGCTGGTGCCCAGGCCGCAGGATGCGCTGGCCTTCCTGCTCTCGGCGCTGCTGGCGCTGGTGATCACCTTCGCCTACGGCTTCATGATCAACCTTGTGGCCTTCTGGACGCTGGAGATCGCCGGCATCCAGCTGATCGCCAACTCGCTCCAGGCGTTCTTCTCGGGCTTCCTGGTACCCATCGCCTTCTTCCCGCCCTGGCTGGCGGCGCTGGCCCACGCGCTGCCCTTCGAGTCGGTGGCGGGCGTGCCAGCCCAGATCCTCCAGGGCAAGATCGGCGGGGCGGCACTGGCCTGGGCGATCGGCCAGCAGGCGCTGTGGGCGGTGGCGATGACGGGCGCGGCCATGCTGCTCACGCGGGTGGCGATGCGCAAGGTGGTGGTGCAGGGTGGCTAG
- a CDS encoding ABC transporter permease: MDGRETVPMMLYLRLIGARLRAQTQYPVAFLAELVGFGTVTALEFMAVVLLLRSFHSVHGWALPEIAILYGISSSSLGIAELIGRGFDAPFEQLMQTGRFDMVLTRPLGAFFQVLATEFQLRRLGRVVQGWLALAYGLLHAPIRWDVARVLLLPIGQISGVAIYLSLIVIGATICFWTIRTPDVMHMFTDGGNVLLSYPLSIYSRPIRAIFTFVVPLAFINYPLALTLLGKADPHGFPAQLAWASPLVAAVFFGMTLAFWRFGVGRYTSAGS; this comes from the coding sequence ATGGATGGAAGGGAGACGGTGCCTATGATGCTCTACCTTCGGCTGATCGGCGCGCGGCTGCGGGCGCAGACCCAGTACCCTGTGGCCTTCCTGGCCGAGCTGGTGGGCTTCGGCACTGTCACCGCGCTAGAGTTCATGGCGGTAGTGCTGCTGCTGCGCAGCTTCCACAGCGTCCACGGCTGGGCGCTGCCCGAGATCGCTATCCTCTATGGCATATCGTCCTCGTCGCTGGGCATCGCCGAGCTGATCGGGCGCGGCTTCGACGCTCCATTCGAGCAGCTGATGCAGACCGGGCGCTTCGACATGGTGCTCACCAGGCCGCTGGGGGCCTTCTTCCAGGTGCTGGCCACCGAGTTCCAGCTGCGCCGCCTGGGCCGCGTCGTGCAGGGCTGGCTGGCCCTGGCCTACGGCCTGCTGCACGCGCCCATCCGCTGGGATGTAGCGCGCGTGCTGCTGCTGCCGATCGGCCAGATCTCGGGCGTGGCCATCTACCTGAGCCTGATCGTGATCGGCGCGACGATCTGTTTCTGGACGATCAGGACGCCCGATGTGATGCATATGTTCACCGATGGCGGCAACGTTCTGCTGAGCTACCCGCTGAGCATCTACAGCCGCCCGATCCGCGCGATCTTCACCTTTGTGGTGCCGCTGGCCTTTATCAACTACCCGCTGGCGCTGACCCTGCTGGGCAAGGCCGACCCGCACGGCTTCCCGGCCCAGCTGGCCTGGGCCTCGCCGCTGGTGGCGGCGGTGTTCTTCGGCATGACGCTGGCCTTCTGGCGCTTTGGGGTGGGCAGATACACCTCCGCCGGATCGTAA
- a CDS encoding ABC transporter permease, whose protein sequence is MALYFRLIGSRLRAQMQYPVAFLAELIGFALTTGLEFVAVVLLFQAFHSVHGWTLPEVAILYGMSSSSFGLAEMIGRGFDAPFEQLMQTGRFDMVLTRPLGTFFQVLTAEFQLRRLGRVVQGWLALAYGLLHAPIRWDVGHAALLLLGQGAGVTIYMGLIVLGATFCFWTIKTPEVINVFTFGGDFMLSYPLSIYSRPIRAIFTFVVPLAFINYPLALTLLSKTDPHGFPAQLAWASPLVAAAFFGAALAFWRFGVGKYTSAGS, encoded by the coding sequence ATGGCACTCTACTTTCGGCTGATCGGCTCGCGGCTGCGGGCGCAGATGCAGTACCCCGTGGCCTTCCTGGCCGAGCTGATCGGATTCGCGCTCACCACCGGGCTGGAGTTTGTGGCCGTGGTGCTGCTGTTTCAGGCGTTCCACAGCGTCCACGGCTGGACCCTGCCCGAGGTCGCCATCCTCTATGGTATGTCGTCCTCATCGTTTGGCCTCGCCGAGATGATCGGGCGCGGCTTCGATGCCCCTTTCGAGCAGCTGATGCAGACCGGCAGATTCGACATGGTGCTCACCAGGCCGCTGGGGACCTTCTTCCAGGTGCTCACCGCCGAGTTCCAGCTGCGCCGCCTGGGCCGCGTCGTGCAGGGCTGGCTGGCCCTGGCCTACGGCCTGCTGCACGCGCCCATCCGCTGGGATGTGGGGCACGCGGCACTGCTGCTGCTGGGCCAGGGCGCTGGCGTCACCATCTACATGGGCCTGATCGTGCTGGGCGCGACCTTCTGCTTCTGGACGATCAAGACGCCCGAGGTAATCAACGTGTTCACCTTCGGCGGCGATTTTATGCTGAGCTACCCGCTGAGCATCTACAGCCGCCCGATCCGCGCGATCTTCACCTTCGTGGTGCCGCTGGCCTTCATCAACTACCCGTTGGCGCTGACCCTGCTGAGCAAGACCGACCCGCACGGCTTTCCGGCCCAGCTGGCCTGGGCCTCGCCGCTGGTGGCGGCGGCGTTCTTCGGCGCGGCGCTGGCCTTCTGGCGCTTTGGGGTGGGCAAATATACCTCCGCCGGATCGTAG
- a CDS encoding nucleoside phosphorylase, with amino-acid sequence MTYPILEFDPSREAYIDPVRTLQRLDVPEHCVICFFREVLDAIVATHPVRLLAEHPWEDSVHRFYELEHQGRRLAFFHPGVGAPMSAGLLEEAIALGCGKFIACGGAGVLNKGMAVGHLVVVSAAVRDEGLSYHYLAPSREVQAQPEGVRALTATLEGRGLPYVVGKTWTTDAPYRETFGKVARRRDEDGCLTVEMESASLMAVAQFRGVAFGQVLYGGDDLSGEAWDNRAWQSRREVREQLFWLAADACLAM; translated from the coding sequence ATGACCTACCCGATCCTTGAGTTCGACCCCTCCCGCGAGGCCTATATCGACCCCGTGCGGACGCTGCAGCGGCTGGATGTGCCCGAGCACTGTGTGATCTGCTTTTTTCGCGAGGTGCTGGATGCGATTGTGGCCACCCACCCTGTGCGGCTGCTGGCCGAGCACCCCTGGGAAGATAGCGTGCACCGCTTCTACGAGCTAGAGCACCAGGGGCGGCGGCTGGCCTTCTTCCACCCCGGCGTGGGTGCGCCCATGAGCGCGGGCCTGCTGGAGGAGGCGATCGCGCTGGGCTGCGGCAAGTTCATCGCGTGCGGCGGGGCGGGCGTGCTGAACAAGGGCATGGCCGTGGGCCACCTGGTGGTGGTCTCCGCCGCCGTGCGCGACGAGGGTCTCTCGTACCACTACCTCGCGCCCTCGCGCGAGGTGCAGGCCCAGCCCGAGGGCGTGCGCGCGCTGACCGCGACGCTGGAGGGGCGCGGCCTGCCCTATGTGGTGGGCAAGACCTGGACGACCGACGCGCCCTACCGCGAGACCTTTGGCAAGGTGGCCCGCCGTCGCGACGAGGACGGCTGCCTGACGGTGGAGATGGAGAGCGCCTCGCTGATGGCGGTGGCGCAGTTCCGGGGCGTCGCGTTCGGCCAGGTGCTCTACGGCGGCGACGACCTGAGCGGCGAGGCCTGGGACAACCGCGCGTGGCAGTCGCGCCGCGAGGTGCGCGAGCAGCTGTTCTGGCTGGCCGCCGACGCGTGCCTAGCGATGTGA